Below is a genomic region from Pseudomonas svalbardensis.
GAACCGATGACCGCGGACAACCAGCGGGCCAACATCCGGATCGCCACCGAACAAATCGCCAAAATTTATGCCGGCAATGAACTGGTGATCGCCCACGGTAATGGCCCCCAGGTTGGCCTGCTGTCACTGCAAGCGGCGGCCTACACTTCGGTTTCGCCTTACCCGCTGGACGTGCTTGGTGCCGAAACTGAAGGCATGATCGGCTACATCATCGAACAGGAACTGGGCAATCTGCTGGACTTCGAGGTGCCCTTCGCCACACTCCTGACCCAGGTCGAAGTCGACGCCAATGACCCGGCGTTCCAGAATCCGACCAAACCCATCGGCCCGGTCTACGCCAAGGCCGAAGCGGAAAAACTCGCCGCCGAAAAAGGCTGGGCGATTGCCCCGGACGGTGACAAATTCCGCCGCGTAGTGGCCAGCCCGAGACCGAAACGCATCTTCGAAATCCGCCCGATCAAGTGGCTGCTGGAAAAAGGCAGCATCGTGATTTGCGCCGGCGGTGGCGGCATCCCGACGGTGTATGGCGCCCACGGCAAGCTGCAAGGCGTGGAAGCGGTGATCGACAAAGACCTGTGCTCAGCGCTGCTGGCCGAACAGCTCGAGAGCGATCTGCTGGTGATTGCCACCGACGTCAGCGCGGCCTTCATCGATTTCGGCAAACCGACCCAGAAAGCCATCGCCCAGGCTCACCCGGACGATATGGAAGAACTCGGCTTCGCCGCCGGCTCCATGGGGCCGAAGGTTCAAGCCGCCTGCGAGTTCGCGCGCCACACTGGAAAAGTCGCGGTGATCGGTTCACTCTCGGACATCGAAGCGATCATCCAGGGCAAGGCCGGCACGCGGATCAGCACGGCGACACCTGGCATAACTTATTTATAAGGAGAGAAGTCAATGGCAACGTTCGAGCCCGGTCACTTGCACATCGAGCGCCACGCGCTGAACAAGGATGATGTCAGCTACGACCTGCTTCTCGACTATGAAGTCGTCCAGGACCCCAAAGAGGGCAAAGGGATGCAGTTCATATTGCATGGTTCGATCGAGGGTAAAGACGTGAAGGAAACGTTCTTCCTCCCCAAGGACCAGGCCTACAACTTTGCTAGCAACATCACAAAAATTCTTGAAAAGAACGGCATTCCCAAAACGCACAGCAGCCTCGGTTCAAATCATAAATTCTACGACCTGATGTTTGAGGACGTACGGGTGCAACTGGACATGAAATCCGGCGATCCGGTCAAGCCCGAACACCTGGAATAACTCACTCACCTCTGTAGGAGCCGGCTTGCCGGCTCCTACAGGTGGCGCTTCCATCACTGGATTTCACCAACCACCCTGCTCCAAGGCATACTTGCCACCCTCCGCACGTCAGATTGAAAACCGCCCCATGCGTATCCACGTCAGCTTCATCGACCGCGTCGGCATTACCCAGGAAGTCCTGGCCTTGCTCGGTGGGCGCAATCTCAATCTGGATGCGGTGGAAATGGTCCCGCCCAACGTCTATATCGATGCCCCTACGCTGAGCCCGGAAGTCCTCGAAGAGCTGCGCGATGCGCTGTTCAGTGTGCGCGGCGTGCAAGCGGTGACGGTGGTCGACATTCTTCCTGGTCAGCGTCGGCATCTGCAGCTTGATGCGTTGCTCGCGGCCATGACCGATCCGGTCCTGGCGCTGGACAGTGCCGGCAAGGTGCTGCTGGCCAACCCGGCATTGATTGCGTTGTACGGTCGCGAGCCTGACGGCGAAAGCATCGCCGACCTGTTCGCCGACCCGGCACTGCTCGAAGCCCTGCTGGAAAACGGCTTCCGCCTGCCGTTGCGGGAAGTCACCGTCAACGGCCAGACGTTGCTGCTGGACGCCACACCGATTACCGACGCCGGCGCCCTGCTGACCCTGTATCAACCGAACCGCATCGGCGAACGCCTCTCGGCGCTGCACCACGACCATGCCGAAGGTTTCGATGCGCTGCTCGGTGAGTCCCCGGCGATTCGGACCCTCAAGGCCCGCGCCCAGCGCGTTGCGGCCCTCGATGCGCCCTTGCTGATCCAGGGCGAAACCGGCACCGGCAAAGAACTGGTGGCGCGTGCCTGCCACGCCATCAGCGCTCGGCACAGTTCGCCATTTTTGGCGCTGAACTGCGCGGCATTGCCGGAGAACCTCGCCGAAAGCGAACTGTTCGGCTACGCCCCCGGCGCCTTCACCGGCGCCCAGCGTGGTGGCAAACCCGGGCTGATGGAACTGGCCAACCAGGGCACGGTGTTTCTCGATGAGATCGGCGAGATGTCGCCGTATTTGCAGGCGAAATTGCTGCGCTTCTTGAACGATGGCAGCTTCCGCCGGGTGGGTGGGGATCGTGAGGTGAAGGTCAACGTGCGGATCCTGAGCGCCACGCACCGCGACCTGGAAAAAATGGTCAGCGAGGGTTCGTTCCGCGAAGACCTCTTCTATCGCCTCAACGTCCTCAACGTGGAAGTCCCGCCGCTGCGCGAACGCGGCCAGGACATCCTGCTGCTGGCCCGCTACTTCATGCAGCAGGCTTGCGCGCAGATCCAGCGCCCGGTCTGTCGCCTGGCGCCCGGCACCTATCCGGCCCTGCTGGGCAATCGCTGGCCGGGCAACGTGCGGCAATTGCAGAACGTGATCTTCCGCGCCGCCGCCATTTGCGAAAGCAGCCTGGTCGACATTGGCGACCTCGATATCGCCGGCACCTCCGTGGCGCGTCAGAGCGACAGCGACGTCGACAGCCTCGAACAGGCGATGGAAGAGTTCGAAAAAACCCTGCTGGAAAAGCTCTACGTCAGCTACCCCTCGACCCGCCAACTGGCCAGCCGCCTGCAAACCTCTCACACGGCGATTGCCCATCGATTGCGCAAGTACGGTATTCCCGGCAAGCCGTAACGCGCCGATTTCATCAACACCACAAATCCCCTGTGGGAGCGAGCTTGCTCGCGATAGCGGTGGTTCAGCCACTATCAATGTTGCCTGTGCTGACGCCATCGCGAGCAAGCTCGCTCCCACAGGTTTTGTGCCCAGCCTGAAAATCTGCTTAAAAACGACCTCCATCTGTACTGAAAGCGCTACAGCGGAACGATATCGATACACCCTCATTCGATCACCGCTGTGCAAGGCTTTGATCCCACTACGCTTTTTTCTTTGCTTCCGGCTGTAGCGATTTCGCTACAGGCATTCAATTCGCTCGCGCCTCAAAAACTCACAACATACTGATTTATAAGAACTTATTAACATTGGCCGCGATTTTGCTTAGTAACCACGCATAAAGCAGGGCTTTGCCCAGCATTCAATCGCGTCCACCAGACGAGTCTGGCCCCTTAGGAGTTTCCATGAGCGAGTTGCGTTTTACTGAAGATCACGAATGGCTGCGCACCGAAGCTGACGGCACTGTCACAGTCGGCATCACCGCTTTCGCACAGAACGCCCTGGGCGACGTGGTTTTCGTACAACTGCCTGAGCTGCAGTCCTACGACAAAGGCGCTGAAGCCGCCACCGTGGAATCGGTAAAAGCCGCCAGCGGCGTGTACATGCCGCTGGACGGTGAAGTGCTGGAAGTGAACCCGGCGCTGGACAGCAGCCCTGAACTGGTCAACGAAGATCCGCTGGGCGAAGGCTGGTTCTTCCGCTTCCAGCCAACCGATGCATCGGCTGTCGCCAAACTGCTGGATCAAGACGCTTACGACCGTCTGATCAAAGCCAACGCCGAAGCCTGAGGAGCGCTGACATGACTCAAGTAAGCCTGACCACTGCCAACGAATTCATCGCCCGCCACATCGGCCCGCGTGCCGGCGACGAGCAAGCCATGCTCAATAGCCTCGGCTTCGACTCGCTGGAAGCCCTGAGCGCCAGCGTCATCCCCGACAGCATCAAGGGCACCAGCGTGCTCGGCCTCGAAGATGGCCTGAGCGAAGCCGATGCCCTGGCGTTGATCAAATCCATCGCCGGCAAAAACCAGCTGTTCAAGACCTTCATCGGCCAGGGCTACTACGGCACCCACACGCCGTCGCCGATCCTGCGCAACCTGCTGGAAAACCCGGCCTGGTACACCGCGTACACCCCGTACCAACCGGAAATTTCTCAGGGCCGTCTCGAAGCGCTGCTGAATTTCCAGACCCTGATAAGCGACCTCAGCGGCCTGCCGATCGCCAACGCGTCCTTGCTGGATGAAGCCACCGCCGCGGCCGAAGCGATGACCTTCTGCAAACGCCTGAGCAAGAACAAGGGCAGCCACGCGTTCTTCGCTTCCGTGCATTGCCACCCGCAAACCCTCGACGTGCTGCGCACCCGGGCCGAGCCGCTGGGCATCGACGTGGTGGTTGGCGACGAGCGTGAACTGAGCGACGTGTCGCCGTTCTTCGGCGCCCTGCTGCAATACCCGGCGAGCAACGGTGACGTCTTCGATTACCGCGAACTGACCGAACGCTTCCACGCCGCCAACGCTTTGGTAGCGGTCGCCGCCGACCTGCTGGCCCTGACCGTGTTGACCCCGCCGGGCGAGTTCGGTGCCGACGTGGCCATCGGCAGCGCGCAACGCTTCGGCGTGCCGCTGGGCTTCGGTGGTCCGCACGCGGCGTATTTCTCCACCAAGGATGCGTTCAAGCGTGACATGCCGGGCCGTCTGGTCGGCGTCTCGGTGGACCGTTTCGGCAAGCCGGCCCTGCGCCTGGCGATGCAGACCCGCGAGCAACATATCCGCCGCGAGAAGGCCACCAGCAACATCTGCACCGCGCAAGTGCTGCTGGCCAACATCGCCAGCATGTACGCCGTGTACCACGGCCCGAAAGGCCTGACGCAGATTGCCAATCGCGTGCATCACCTGACCGCGATCCTGGCCCAAGGCTTGAGCGCCCTTGGTTTGCAAGTTGAACAAACCAGCTTCTTCGACACCCTGACCCTGAACACCGGCGCTAACACCGCCAAGCTGCACGACCAGGCGCGTGCTCAGCAGATCAACCTGCGCGTGGTCGATGGTGAACGTCTGGGCCTGTCCCTCGACGAAACCACTTCGCAAGCTGACGTGGAAACCCTGTGGGCCCTGCTGGGCGACGGCAAGACTGTGCCGGACTTCGCGGCATTGGCTGCAACCGTCCAAAGCACGATCCCGGCCACTCTGCTGCGCCAGTCGCCAATCCTCAGCCACCCGGTGTTCAACCGTTACCACTCGGAAACCGAGCTGATGCGCTACCTGCGCAAGCTCGCCGACAAGGACCTGGCGCTGGATCGCACCATGATCCCGCTGGGTTCCTGCACCATGAAACTCAACGCCGCCAGCGAAATGATCCCGGTGACCTGGGCCGAATTCGGCGCCCTGCACCCGTTCGCCCCGGCCGAGCAAAGCGCTGGCTATCAGCAACTGACCGATGAACTGGAAGCGATGCTCTGCGCCGCCACCGGTTACGACGCGATCTCCCTGCAACCGAACGCCGGTTCGCAAGGGGAATACGCCGGCCTGCTGGCGATTCGCGCCTATCACCAGAGCCGTGGCGAAGACCGTCGCGACATCTGCCTGATCCCCTCGTCCGCCCACGGCACCAACCCGGCCACCGCCAACATGGCCGGCATGCGTGTAGTCGTGACCGCCTGCGATGCCCGCGGCAACGTCGACATCGAAGACCTGCGCGCCAAGGCCATCGAGCACCGCGAGCATCTCGCGGCATTGATGATCACCTATCCGTCGACCCACGGCGTGTTCGAAGAAGGCATCCGCGAAATCTGCGGCATCATTCATGACCACGGCGGCCAGGTGTACATCGACGGCGCCAACATGAACGCGATGGTCGGCCTCTGCGCCCCGGGCAAGTTCGGCGGCGACGTCTCGCACCTGAACCTGCACAAAACCTTCTGCATCCCCCACGGCGGTGGCGGCCCGGGCGTCGGCCCGATTGGCGTCAAATCGCACCTGACGCCGTTCCTGCCGGGTCACGCGCAGATGGAGCGCAAGGAAGGCGCGGTCTGCGCCGCACCGTTCGGCAGCGCGAGCATTTTGCCGATCACCTGGATGTACATTCGGATGATGGGTGGCGCCGGTCTCAAGCGTGCCTCGCAACTGGCGATCCTCAATGCCAACTACATTTCCCGTCGCCTCGAAGAGCACTACCCGGTGCTGTACACCGGCAGCAACGGCCTGGTGGCGCACGAATGCATCCTCGATTTGCGCCCACTGAAAGACAGCAGCGGCATCAGCGTCGATGACGTCGCCAAGCGCCTGATCGACTTCGGCTTCCACGCCCCGACCATGTCGTTCCCGGTCGCCGGCACGCTGATGATCGAGCCGACCGAAAGCGAATCCAAGGAAGAACTGGACCGCTTCTGCGACGCCATGATCCGCATCCGCGAAGAAATCCGCGCAGTGGAAAACGGCACCCTGGACAAGGACGACAACCCGCTGAAGAACGCGCCGCACACCGCCGCGGAAATCGTCGGCGAGTGGACCCATCCGTACAGCCGTGAGCAAGCGGTGTATCCGGTTGCGTCGCTGATCGAAGGCAAGTACTGGCCACCGGTCGGTCGCGTCGACAACGTGTTTGGCGACCGCAACCTGATCTGCGCCTGCCCGTCGATCGAAAGCTACGCTTAAACCAAAGGGGGGCGGGTTCACTCGCCCCCTGTAGGAGCAAAGCTTGCTCGCGATAGCCGTTACACGGTCTATCTGATGAACCGCGTCATCGCTCATCGCGAGCAAGCTTTGCTCCTACGGGTTCGCGCTGCATCTATAACAAGAAACCGGAGAACAACCATGTCGTTAAGCGTGTTCGACCTGTTCAAGATTGGCATCGGCCCCTCCAGCTCACACACCGTCGGCCCGATGCGTGCTGCGGCACGTTTCGCCGAAGGTTTGCGCCGTGAAGGGCTGCTGGCAGCGACCACCCGCGTCAAAGTCGAGCTCTACGGATCACTCGGCGCCACCGGTAAAGGCCATGGCAGCGACAAGGCTGTGTTGCTCGGTCTGGAAGGCGAACACCCGGACACCGTGAACACCGAAACCGTCGCCGCCCGTCTGCAAGAGATTCGTGGCAATGGTCGCTTGAACCTGCTCGGCGAACACAGCATTGCGTTCAATGAGAAAGAACATTTGGCGATGATCCGCAAACCGTTGGCCTATCACCCTAACGGCATGATCTTTCGCGCCTTCGATGCCGCGGGCATACAAA
It encodes:
- the arcC gene encoding carbamate kinase, which gives rise to MRIVVALGGNALLRRGEPMTADNQRANIRIATEQIAKIYAGNELVIAHGNGPQVGLLSLQAAAYTSVSPYPLDVLGAETEGMIGYIIEQELGNLLDFEVPFATLLTQVEVDANDPAFQNPTKPIGPVYAKAEAEKLAAEKGWAIAPDGDKFRRVVASPRPKRIFEIRPIKWLLEKGSIVICAGGGGIPTVYGAHGKLQGVEAVIDKDLCSALLAEQLESDLLVIATDVSAAFIDFGKPTQKAIAQAHPDDMEELGFAAGSMGPKVQAACEFARHTGKVAVIGSLSDIEAIIQGKAGTRISTATPGITYL
- a CDS encoding DUF5064 family protein, with amino-acid sequence MATFEPGHLHIERHALNKDDVSYDLLLDYEVVQDPKEGKGMQFILHGSIEGKDVKETFFLPKDQAYNFASNITKILEKNGIPKTHSSLGSNHKFYDLMFEDVRVQLDMKSGDPVKPEHLE
- a CDS encoding sigma-54-dependent transcriptional regulator, which translates into the protein MRIHVSFIDRVGITQEVLALLGGRNLNLDAVEMVPPNVYIDAPTLSPEVLEELRDALFSVRGVQAVTVVDILPGQRRHLQLDALLAAMTDPVLALDSAGKVLLANPALIALYGREPDGESIADLFADPALLEALLENGFRLPLREVTVNGQTLLLDATPITDAGALLTLYQPNRIGERLSALHHDHAEGFDALLGESPAIRTLKARAQRVAALDAPLLIQGETGTGKELVARACHAISARHSSPFLALNCAALPENLAESELFGYAPGAFTGAQRGGKPGLMELANQGTVFLDEIGEMSPYLQAKLLRFLNDGSFRRVGGDREVKVNVRILSATHRDLEKMVSEGSFREDLFYRLNVLNVEVPPLRERGQDILLLARYFMQQACAQIQRPVCRLAPGTYPALLGNRWPGNVRQLQNVIFRAAAICESSLVDIGDLDIAGTSVARQSDSDVDSLEQAMEEFEKTLLEKLYVSYPSTRQLASRLQTSHTAIAHRLRKYGIPGKP
- the gcvH gene encoding glycine cleavage system protein GcvH — translated: MSELRFTEDHEWLRTEADGTVTVGITAFAQNALGDVVFVQLPELQSYDKGAEAATVESVKAASGVYMPLDGEVLEVNPALDSSPELVNEDPLGEGWFFRFQPTDASAVAKLLDQDAYDRLIKANAEA
- the gcvP gene encoding aminomethyl-transferring glycine dehydrogenase translates to MTQVSLTTANEFIARHIGPRAGDEQAMLNSLGFDSLEALSASVIPDSIKGTSVLGLEDGLSEADALALIKSIAGKNQLFKTFIGQGYYGTHTPSPILRNLLENPAWYTAYTPYQPEISQGRLEALLNFQTLISDLSGLPIANASLLDEATAAAEAMTFCKRLSKNKGSHAFFASVHCHPQTLDVLRTRAEPLGIDVVVGDERELSDVSPFFGALLQYPASNGDVFDYRELTERFHAANALVAVAADLLALTVLTPPGEFGADVAIGSAQRFGVPLGFGGPHAAYFSTKDAFKRDMPGRLVGVSVDRFGKPALRLAMQTREQHIRREKATSNICTAQVLLANIASMYAVYHGPKGLTQIANRVHHLTAILAQGLSALGLQVEQTSFFDTLTLNTGANTAKLHDQARAQQINLRVVDGERLGLSLDETTSQADVETLWALLGDGKTVPDFAALAATVQSTIPATLLRQSPILSHPVFNRYHSETELMRYLRKLADKDLALDRTMIPLGSCTMKLNAASEMIPVTWAEFGALHPFAPAEQSAGYQQLTDELEAMLCAATGYDAISLQPNAGSQGEYAGLLAIRAYHQSRGEDRRDICLIPSSAHGTNPATANMAGMRVVVTACDARGNVDIEDLRAKAIEHREHLAALMITYPSTHGVFEEGIREICGIIHDHGGQVYIDGANMNAMVGLCAPGKFGGDVSHLNLHKTFCIPHGGGGPGVGPIGVKSHLTPFLPGHAQMERKEGAVCAAPFGSASILPITWMYIRMMGGAGLKRASQLAILNANYISRRLEEHYPVLYTGSNGLVAHECILDLRPLKDSSGISVDDVAKRLIDFGFHAPTMSFPVAGTLMIEPTESESKEELDRFCDAMIRIREEIRAVENGTLDKDDNPLKNAPHTAAEIVGEWTHPYSREQAVYPVASLIEGKYWPPVGRVDNVFGDRNLICACPSIESYA